The following is a genomic window from Candidatus Zixiibacteriota bacterium.
CGGTCCGGCGCCGAATCCGGTGGAGGCCGGTGATGCCGATGGCAACGGTCAGGTGAATATCCGCGATATTACTTACCTCATAAATTTCCTTTATAAAAGCGGGCCCATACCACTCTGCCCGTAGATGAACTAAATGATAACCGGTGGGTTAGCTTCCGGCTGACCCACCGGCCTGATTGAGTATGAGTAAATCTTTCAAAATGCGATCAGATGAGAATCGATTAGATTTACGAGAGGAACAGGATTGTAAATAGTTGCTATAGGGAATCGCAAATTATTAGTCATAATCTATAGGGAGAGAGGCTTCATGCGCGCAAGATTACTTCTAACCTGCCTTCTTATTCTATCGGCCTTTTCATTTGGCCGGGCCGAAAGAGTGATGCTCAACTCCGGCGGCACTGCAAACGTCACAGTAATTGAGTCGAATGACTTGCATACAGTAGTGCGTTTCGAGATTGGGTCCTTTGATAAAGAACGGCTCGATATAAATGGCGATAATTATTTTCAAATTACCTGTTCGGGGGAGGGTAATCTTTTGCAGGCCGGCAATCCGGATCTGCCTCATCTGTGTCGCAGCATAATCGTACCGGACGATGCCGAAGTGATGGTTAAACTACTTGCGGAGGATTATGTCGATTTCCCGGAAACGCCAGTGGCTCCCTCGAAAGGGAATCTTTTGCGCACGGTGGATCCGAAGGACGTACCATATTCTTTTTCCTCCGTTTATAATTCTAATCAGTGGTTTCCATCCGAAGTGGTGGCATTACGCGAGCCGTATATTCTTCGCGATTATCGCGGCACGGTGATCGAGCTTAATCCTTTTCGCTATAATCCCGCGCTGAGAACGCTGCGGGTTTACAAATCGGTGACAGTTGATGTCGTGACGACCGGGCGGAGCGAAAGAAATATCATGATAAGAAATGGAAATGCCCTTCGCTTGGTACGGGATTTTGATATTATCTATGATAGCCGCTTTATAAATTACGGTCAGGTCAAGGGGAAATATGTGCCGCTGCAGGAATCGGGTGATATGCTTATAATCACCTATCAGCCGTTTCATCAGACTATGGAACCGCTGGTGGAATGGAAACGGCAAAAGGGAATAAAGACTACTGTCATCGATATATCCGTGATCGGCAACACCAGCACGCAAATCAAGAATTTCATACAACATTTCTACGATACTACCAATCTGGCCTGGGTGCTTCTGGTGGGAGATGCCGCCCAGGTAGCAACGCCGACGGCCTCGGGCGGGTCGTCCGACCCGAGCTATGCCAAAGTCGCCGGGACAGATGATTATCCGGATATTTTTGTCGGTAGATTCTCTGCCCAGAATGCCACCGAAGCCCAGACACAGGTCACACGTACAATCGACTATGAGAAAGTGCCGCTCTCAGGCGCTTGGCTTCACCAGGGAACCGGAGTTGCTTCCGCAGAGGGGCCGGGACATAACGGCGGAGAGTACGATAATGTTCATATGAATAAGATTCGAGATACTCTTTTGGCATATACTTACACGCTGGTGGATCAGATCTACGACCCCTCGGGCACGGCGGCTCAAGTAAGTGCGGCGCTCAATAGCGGAAGAGGAATTGTCAACTACACGGGCCATGGCAGCACAACAGCATGGTCGACGACCGGTTTCTCAAATTCCAATGTAAATGCTTTGACCAACGATAATCTGCTGCCGTTTATTTTTAGTGTCGCCTGCGTGAACGGCAATTTCGCCGGTACCACCTGCTTTGCCGAAGCCTGGCTGCGCGCCCAGCATAATGGACAACCTACCGGGGCCATCGCCACTTATATGTCATCGATAAATCAATCCTGGAATCCTCCTATGGATGCCCAGGACGAGGCCGCCCATCTGATTAGAAGAGAGTTATCCACTACCGTAGGCGGATTGTGTTACAATGCCTCCTGCAAGATGATCGATATAAATGCCGCGG
Proteins encoded in this region:
- a CDS encoding C25 family cysteine peptidase, whose amino-acid sequence is MRARLLLTCLLILSAFSFGRAERVMLNSGGTANVTVIESNDLHTVVRFEIGSFDKERLDINGDNYFQITCSGEGNLLQAGNPDLPHLCRSIIVPDDAEVMVKLLAEDYVDFPETPVAPSKGNLLRTVDPKDVPYSFSSVYNSNQWFPSEVVALREPYILRDYRGTVIELNPFRYNPALRTLRVYKSVTVDVVTTGRSERNIMIRNGNALRLVRDFDIIYDSRFINYGQVKGKYVPLQESGDMLIITYQPFHQTMEPLVEWKRQKGIKTTVIDISVIGNTSTQIKNFIQHFYDTTNLAWVLLVGDAAQVATPTASGGSSDPSYAKVAGTDDYPDIFVGRFSAQNATEAQTQVTRTIDYEKVPLSGAWLHQGTGVASAEGPGHNGGEYDNVHMNKIRDTLLAYTYTLVDQIYDPSGTAAQVSAALNSGRGIVNYTGHGSTTAWSTTGFSNSNVNALTNDNLLPFIFSVACVNGNFAGTTCFAEAWLRAQHNGQPTGAIATYMSSINQSWNPPMDAQDEAAHLIRRELSTTVGGLCYNASCKMIDINAADGVEMYDTWHIFGDPSVVFRTNTPFALTVNHAGAVIYGLPEFIVEVAGMPGAQCTFYRDGIIYGSAYTDANGIAHIPTDMSLPIGEDITLTVTVRNATPYITTIPVTPPAGPYLLYQSSAVNDELGNGDGLLNNGEAVKLGVGLINVGPDDALEVVTTLSSTDPYVTITDNSEN